Proteins encoded in a region of the Diadema setosum chromosome 7, eeDiaSeto1, whole genome shotgun sequence genome:
- the LOC140231265 gene encoding protein Wnt-7b-like — protein sequence MLFLAQGTPSIERRMAHSWQSPETAKFCRSHTWFTKRQLKLCHLHPDLIGSVTQGAMAGIFECRYQFRSHRWNCPISNVTAVFGKNKLRTRNVEMAFLQSMVSAGIMYEITKACGTGTILECGCDRHFGEDNPDVEWKWGGCSDNVRYGTHFTRMFIDESKKKKTAADMMSLHNYEAGRKAIERNMFIKCKCHGVSGSCTSKVCWNSMPKLRQVSSTLKKSYLHAFHMMYSKRSMKLRPIQERNTNPSKSDMVYLTLSPDYCEPNKRHGSLGTHGRRCNKTSIGVNGCPLMCCGRGYQTMLRHVTESCRCRFQWCCEVECETCERKEELHVCN from the exons ATGCTCTTCCTCGCCCAGGGCACCCCGTCCATCGAGAGGCGGATGGCCCACTCATGGCAGTCGCCGGAGACGGCCAAATTCTGCAGAAGTCACACGTGGTTCACAAAGCGACAGCTCAAACTCTGCCATCTCCACCCGGATCTTATCGGCAGCGTGACACAGGGCGCGATGGCGGGCATCTTCGAGTGCAGGTACCAGTTTCGAAGTCACCGCTGGAATTGTCCAATCAGCAACGTGACGGCCGTCTTCGGGAAGAACAAGCTTAGAACAA gaAACGTTGAGATGGCTTTCCTGCAGTCGATGGTGTCCGCCGGCATCATGTACGAGATCACCAAGGCCTGCGGCACGGGGACCATCCTCGAGTGCGGCTGCGACCGGCACTTCGGCGAGGACAACCCCGACGTCGAGTGGAAGTGGGGCGGGTGTTCGGATAACGTCCGCTACGGCACGCACTTCACGAGGATGTTCATCGACGagtcgaagaagaagaagacggcAGCGGACATGATGTCGCTACACAACTATGAAGCCGGTCGAAAG GCCATAGAAAGGAACATGTTCATCAAATGCAAATGCCACGGAGTATCTGGATCTTGCACTTCGAAAGTGTGTTGGAACTCTATGCCGAAACTCCGACAGGTTAGCTCCACTCTGAAGAAATCCTACTTGCACGCGTTCCATATGATGTACTCAAAGCGGAGCATGAAACTGCGCCCCATTCAGGAGCGAAATACAAACCCGTCCAAGTCGGACATGGTATACCTCACTCTGTCGCCGGACTACTGCGAGCCCAATAAGAGGCACGGCTCGCTTGGCACACACGGGAGGAGGTGCAACAAGACAAGTATAGGTGTGAATGGGTGTCCGCTCATGTGTTGTGGGCGTGGCTACCAAACTATGCTTCGGCACGTGACGGAGAGTTGTCGATGTAGATTTCAGTGGTGCTGCGAGGTGGAATGTGAAACGTGTGAACGGAAAGAGGAACTTCATGTATGTAACTGA